The following proteins are co-located in the Gossypium hirsutum isolate 1008001.06 chromosome A02, Gossypium_hirsutum_v2.1, whole genome shotgun sequence genome:
- the LOC107933195 gene encoding phospholipase D zeta 1 isoform X1: protein MASDQGGPQYYQVQSEPLTPSMMSSFFSFAPGVAPESTRIFDELPKATIVSVSRPDAGDISPMLLSYTVEFRYKHFKWRLLKNASHVFYLHFALKKRLFIEEIHEKQEQVKEWLQNLGIGDHAPILHDDDEPDDDANLLHHEESAKNRDVPSSAALPVIRPALGRQSSMSERAKVAMHKYLNNFLGNMDIVNSREVCKFLEVSKLSFSHEYGPKLKEEYVMVKHLPKIARNDDSDRCCACRWFDCCNDNWQKVWAVLKPGFLALLGDPFDTKLLDIIVFDVLPASDGNGEGRVSLASEVKERNPLRHAFKVACGVRSIRLRAKSSSRVKDWVAAINDAGLRPPEGWCHPHRFGSFAPPRGLTEDGSEAQWFIDGGAAFNAIASAIEDAKSEIFMCGWWLCPELYLRRPFREHAASRLDALLEAKAKEGVQIYILLYKEVALALKINSVYSKQKLLSIHENVRVLRYPDHFSAGVYLWSHHEKLVIVDSQICFLGGLDLCFGRYDTFEHKVSDNPPVIWPGKDYYNPRESEPNSWEDTMKDELDRGKYPRMPWHDVHCALRGPPCRDIARHFVQRWNYAKRNKAPNEIAIPLLMPQQHMVIPHYMGRSKEIDQEGYKGHRQDSFSSISSLQDIPLLLPQEADCNEVPKSNSPDPTPSKSGYFAFRKSKIEPAVADTPMKGFVDDSLDFNMEKPLDIKRQPGSKLTDPEWWEIQERSDQVGFLDETGQVGPRTSTRCQVIRSVSQWSAGTSQIEESIHCAYCSLIEKAEHFVYIENQFFISGLSGDENIRNRVLEALYRRILRAYGENKCFRVIIIIPLLPGFQGGLDDAGAASVRAIMHWQYRTIRRGHNSILHNLHDRLGPKTHDYISFYGLRSYGELFDGGPVATSQVYVHSKIMIIDDSAAIIGSANINDRSLLGCRDSEIGVLIEDKELVDSRMGGNPWKAGKFSLSLRLSLWSEHLGLRKGEVNQIVDPISDSSYKDIWVATAMMNTTIYQEIFSCLPTDLIHSRGALRQIIKERLTHNTIDLGIAPETLESYQIGEIEIEKNVLLDRLKAIRGHLVCFPMDFMCKEDLRPVFNESEYYASPQVFH from the exons ATGGCGTCGGATCAAGGTGGTCCACAGTACTACCAGGTGCAATCGGAGCCGTTAACGCCGTCGATGATGTCATCATTCTTCTCGTTCGCTCCAGGTGTTGCTCCTGAGTCAACTCGCATTTTCGACGAGTTACCTAAAGCGACCATCGTATCCGTGTCTAGACCCGACGCTGGCGATATCAGTCCCATGCTTTTATCTTACACCGTCGAATTTCGATACAAACAT TTTAAGTGGCGGTTATTGAAGAATGCTTCACACGTTTTTTACTTACACTTTGCTTTGAAGAAACGGCTGTTTATCGAAGAAATTCACGAGAAGCAAGAACAG gtTAAAGAATGGCTTCAAAATCTAGGAATAGGAGACCATGCGCCGATTCTGCACGATGACGATGAACCGGATGATGATGCTAATTTGTTACATCACGAAGAAAGTGCAAAAAACAG AGATGTTCCGTCTAGTGCTGCTCTTCCGGTTATTAGACCAGCCTTGGGAAGGCAGTCTTCTATGTCTGAGAGAGCAAAGGTTGCAATGCACAAATATTTGAATAACTTTCTTGGAAATATGGACATTGTTAACTCTCGAGAG GTTTGCAAGTTTTTGGAGGTTTCAAAGTTGTCATTTTCACACGAGTATGGCCCTAAGCTAAAGGAAGAGTATGTAATGGTGAAGCATCTACCAAAAATTGCCAGGAATGACGACTCTGATAGATGTTGTGCTTGTCGTTGGTTCGATTGCTGTAATGACAATTGGCAAAAG GTGTGGGCTGTACTGAAACCTGGATTCTTGGCCTTGCTGGGAGATCCTTTTGATACCAAACTTTTGGATATAATTGTTTTCGATGTACTACCTGCCTCAGATGGTAATGGTGAGGGCCGGGTATCATTAGCATCAGAAGTGAAGGAACGTAATCCTTTACGCCATGCTTTTAAG GTCGCATGTGGAGTCCGGAGCATAAGGTTAAGAGCGAAGAGTAGTTCTAGAGTTAAAGACTGGGTTGCTGCAATTAATGATGCCGGGCTTAGGCCTCCTGAGGGCTGGTGTCATCCTCATCGTTTTGGCTCTTTTGCTCCTCCAAGGGGTTTGACAGAAGATGGTAGTGAGGCTCAATGGTTTATAGATGGTGGGGCAGCTTTTAATGCTATAGCTTCGGCAATTGAGGATGCTAAATCAGAG ATATTCATGTGTGGATGGTGGCTTTGCCCAGAATTGTATCTACGCCGTCCTTTTCGTGAGCATGCAGCCTCCAGGCTCGATGCTTTGCTGGAAGCCAAAGCAAAGGAAGGAGTTCAG ATATACATCCTTCTTTACAAAGAAGTTGCTCTTGCCTTGAAAATCAACAGCGTCTATAGCAAGCAGAAGCTTCTTAGCATTCACGAAAATGTAAGGGTATTGCGTTATCCTGACCACTTCTCTGCTGGTGTCTATCTCTG GTCCCACCATGAAAAACTTGTAATTGTTGACAGCCAAATTTGTTTTCTTGGTGGACTTGATTTATGCTTTGGACGCTATGACACATTTGAACACAAGGTGAGCGATAATCCTCCAGTAATATGGCCTGGAAAAGACTATTATAATCCAAG GGAATCTGAACCAAATTCATGGGAAGACACAATGAAAGatgagttggatcgaggaaaataTCCTCGAATGCCTTGGCATGATGTGCATTGTGCACTCCGGGGACCACCTTGTCGTGATATAGCGCGACATTTTGTTCAGCGCTGGAACTATGCCAAG AGAAATAAAGCTCCAAATGAGATAGCAATTCCACTACTTATGCCTCAGCAGCATATGGTGATTCCACATTATATGGGAAGAAGCAAAGAGATTGATCAGGAAGGCTACAAAGGTCACAGACAGGATTCCTTTTCTTCTATATCATCTTTACAAGATATTCCTCTACTTTTGCCTCAAGAGGCTGATTGTAATGAAGTCCCAAAATCAAACAGTCCAGATCCTACTCCCAGTAAGAGTGGTTATTTTGCTTTCCGAAAGTCCAAAATAGAACCAGCAGTTGCAGACACACCCATGAAAGGCTTTGTTGATGACTCCCTGGATTTTAATATGGAAAAACCTCTGGATATAAAAAGGCAGCCTGGAAGCAAACTTACAGACCCTGAGTGGTGGGAAATACAGGAACGGAGTGATCAAGTTGGTTTTCTGGATGAAACTGGACAGGTTGGTCCACGGACTTCAACTCGTTGTCAG GTTATAAGGAGTGTCAGTCAGTGGTCTGCTGGAACCAGCCAAATAGAAGAGAGCATTCACTGTGCCTATTGCTCCCTCATTGAGAAAGCAGAACACTTTGTTTACATAGAG AACCAATTTTTCATATCAGGCCTCTCAGGAGATGAAAATATTCGGAATCGTGTCTTGGAAGCATTATACCGGCGTATTTTACGAGCATACGGTGAAAACAAGTGTTTCAGGGTTATCATTATCATACCCCTACTTCCTGGTTTCCAG GGAGGCCTTGATGATGCTGGTGCGGCATCTGTGAGAGCCATAATGCATTGGCAGTATCGAACCATTCGCAGAGGACATAATTCAATATTGCATAATCTTCATGATCGGCTTGGTCCTAAAACTCATGATTACATATCTTTCTATGGTCTTAGATCATATGGTGAACTTTTCGATGGAGGCCCTGTGGCTACCAGTCAA GTATATGTTCATAGTAAAATCATGATAATTGATGACTCTGCAGCCATAATCGGATCTGCTAATATCAATGATAGAAGTTTACTTGGCTGTAGAGATTCAGAG ATTGGAGTGCTTATCGAAGATAAAGAACTAGTGGATTCAAGGATGGGAGGAAATCCATGGAAGGCTGGAAAATTTAGTTTGAGCCTTCGCCTCTCGTTGTGGTCCGAACATCTTGGTCTTCGAAAAGGAGAG GTAAATCAAATAGTCGACCCCATTAGTGATTCGAGTTATAAAGATATATGGGTTGCAACTGCAATG ATGAATACAACAATCTACCAGGAAATCTTTTCATGTCTCCCAACCGATCTTATACATTCCCG GGGTGCACTTCGTCAAATCATCAAAGAAAGACTTACTCACAATACAATTGATTTAGGAATAGCCCCTGAGACATTGGAATCATATCAGATTGGCGAAATCGAAATCGAAAAAAACGTTCTGTTGGATCGACTAAAAGCGATTCGAGGACATCTTGTTTGTTTCCCCATGGATTTCATGTGCAAAGAAGACTTAAGACCTGTATTTAATGAGAGTGAGTATTATGCATCTCCTCAGGTTTTTCATTGA
- the LOC107933190 gene encoding probable protein phosphatase 2C 34 — MVLLPSLFDGFARSVSMKKGKNQNNEMDGGREAAQSMAKDAKKNEMMLCSSGTVNSNKSNDFASICSKKGQKGTNQDSAIVWEKFGCQEDMIFCGIFDGHGSWGHIVAKRVKKSVPASLLCNWQKALSLTSLPRQLDTEFNSTFHHFDIWKQSYLKTYADVDLELKHHPDIDAFRSGTTALTIIKQGGHLVIANVGDSRAVLATTSDDGKLVPLQLTVDFKPNIPEEAERILQCNGRVFCLRDEPGVYRVWTPNGDTPGLALSRAIGDHCVKEFGLISVPDVTQRNITNNDQFVILATDGVWDVISNEEAVEIVSSTEDREKSAKKLVQCAMRAWKYKKRGIAMDDISAICLFFHPKLSQQVNFVKASALAKMAKLG; from the exons atgGTGCTTTTGCCATCACTTTTTGATGGATTCGCAAGAAGTGTTTCAATGAAGAAAGGGAAGAATCAAAACAATGAGATGGATGGTGGAAGGGAAGCAGCTCAAAGCATGGCCAAAGATGCAAAGAAGAATGAAATGATGCTGTGTTCCTCAGGTACTGTCAATTCCAACAAGTCCAATGATTTTGCTTCCATCTGCTCCAAGAAAGGCCAAAAAGGAACCAACCAGGATTCTGCAATTGTTTGGGAG AAATTTGGGTGCCAGGAAGATATGATATTCTGTGGTATTTTTGATGGGCATGGATCATGGGGTCATATTGTAGCCAAAAGGGTGAAAAAATCTGTGCCTGCTTCTTTGCTTTGCAACTGGCAAAAGGCTCTTTCCTTAACCTCACTTCCCCGTCAACTGGATACCGAATTCAACTCAACTTTTCATCACTTTGATATCTGGAAACAATCTTATTTGAAAACATATGCTGATGTTGACCTTGAGCTTAAGCACCATCCTGACATCGATGCTTTCCGTAGCGGCACTACAGCTTTGACGATCATCAAACAG GGTGGACATCTGGTTATAGCAAATGTTGGTGATTCTAGGGCAGTCCTAGCAACTACTTCAGATGATGGCAAATTGGTACCTCTTCAGCTTACTGTTGACTTCAAGCCTAACATTCCAG AGGAGGCTGAGAGAATACTACAGTGCAATGGGAGAGTGTTTTGCTTAAGAGATGAACCAGGGGTGTACAGGGTGTGGACACCTAATGGGGATACACCAGGACTAGCTTTATCAAGAGCCATTGGTGACCACTGTGTCAAAGAGTTTGGCCTCATTTCAGTGCCTGATGTCACCCAAAGAAACATCACAAACAATGACCAATTTGTCATTTTAGCAACAGATGGG gttTGGGATGTTATTTCAAATGAAGAAGCAGTGGAGATAGTTTCTTCAACAGAAGATAGGGAAAAATCAGCAAAAAAATTGGTTCAATGTGCCATGAGAGCATGGAAGTATAAGAAAAGAGGGATTGCAATGGATGATATCTCAGCCATCTGCCTCTTCTTCCACCCCAAGCTGTCTCAACAAGTTAACTTCGTCAAAGCCTCCGCCCTAGCCAAGATGGCAAAACTCGGGTAA
- the LOC107933205 gene encoding leucine-rich repeat extensin-like protein 3: protein MEKPRVTEFQVRMDCNGCVQKIKKALHGIHGIYEVYPDIAQQKLTVIGWADPERIIKAIRKTRKSVTICSYSEPTEPAEQPPEQPPDDGSAAPDTENPTPPEAPPSAEAAASQPEAASPTANQQKDQPVPPPENPQPEPAPAPAPDANANAGQQQPQHLGPKDVGEVHVICHHPPDYGHRFGYVHSYGGPCNRQFPNSQCNFYPNSQPFHHELPPQPAFVTHSYNTYKPSPYVTEYEYVPSPPRYSHYSHFSRIDHHNEDYYGNYSNGSSSSNYNNSNGNGNGNGNITSIFSDENPNACTIM, encoded by the exons ATGGAG AAACCTCGGGTTACCGAGTTTCAAGTCCGAATGGACTGCAACGGTTGCGTTCAGAAGATTAAAAAAGCTCTTCATGGCATTCATG GTATATATGAAGTTTACCCCGATATTGCTCAACAGAAGTTGACAGTTATAGGATGGGCCGATCCGGAAAGAATTATCAAGGCAATTCGGAAAACTAGGAAGAGTGTAACAATCTGTTCCTATTCGGAACCAACAGAACCGGCTGAGCAGCCACCGGAACAACCGCCTGACGATGGTTCGGCAGCTCCAGATACGGAAAATCCAACCCCACCAGAAGCTCCACCGTCAGCTGAAGCTGCCGCTTCACAACCTGAAGCAGCATCCCCAACTGCGAACCAACAGAAAGACCAACCAGTACCACCCCCAGAGAATCCACAACCCGAGCCAGCACCCGCACCCGCACCGGATGCAAATGCTAATGCTGGCCAGCAACAACCGCAACATTTGGGACCGAAAGATGTGGGCGAAGTCCATGTAATATGTCACCATCCGCCTGATTACGGACATAGATTCGGATATGTTCACAGTTATGGAGGACCCTGCAACAGGCAATTCCCTAATAGCCAATGCAATTTCTATCCTAATAGCCAACCTTTTCACCATGAATTACCACCACAACCGGCCTTCGTAACCCACAGCTACAACACGTACAAGCCGTCACCGTACGTGACGGAATATGAATACGTTCCTTCCCCACCACGATACTCACATTACTCGCATTTCAGTAGGATCGATCACCACAACGAAGACTATTACGGTAATTACAGCAACGGCAGCAGCAGTAGCAATTACAACAACAGCAATGGCAATGGCAATGGCAATGGAAATATTACATCAATATTTAGTGATGAAAATCCCAACGCCTGTACAATaatgtag
- the LOC107933195 gene encoding phospholipase D zeta 1 isoform X2 — MASDQGGPQYYQVQSEPLTPSMMSSFFSFAPGVAPESTRIFDELPKATIVSVSRPDAGDISPMLLSYTVEFRYKHFKWRLLKNASHVFYLHFALKKRLFIEEIHEKQEQVKEWLQNLGIGDHAPILHDDDEPDDDANLLHHEESAKNRDVPSSAALPVIRPALGRQSSMSERAKVAMHKYLNNFLGNMDIVNSREVCKFLEVSKLSFSHEYGPKLKEEYVMVKHLPKIARNDDSDRCCACRWFDCCNDNWQKVWAVLKPGFLALLGDPFDTKLLDIIVFDVLPASDGNGEGRVSLASEVKERNPLRHAFKVACGVRSIRLRAKSSSRVKDWVAAINDAGLRPPEGWCHPHRFGSFAPPRGLTEDGSEAQWFIDGGAAFNAIASAIEDAKSEIFMCGWWLCPELYLRRPFREHAASRLDALLEAKAKEGVQIYILLYKEVALALKINSVYSKQKLLSIHENVRVLRYPDHFSAGVYLWSHHEKLVIVDSQICFLGGLDLCFGRYDTFEHKVSDNPPVIWPGKDYYNPRESEPNSWEDTMKDELDRGKYPRMPWHDVHCALRGPPCRDIARHFVQRWNYAKRNKAPNEIAIPLLMPQQHMVIPHYMGRSKEIDQEGYKGHRQDSFSSISSLQDIPLLLPQEADCNEVPKSNSPDPTPSKSGYFAFRKSKIEPAVADTPMKGFVDDSLDFNMEKPLDIKRQPGSKLTDPEWWEIQERSDQVGFLDETGQVGPRTSTRCQVIRSVSQWSAGTSQIEESIHCAYCSLIEKAEHFVYIENQFFISGLSGDENIRNRVLEALYRRILRAYGENKCFRVIIIIPLLPGFQGGLDDAGAASVRAIMHWQYRTIRRGHNSILHNLHDRLGPKTHDYISFYGLRSYGELFDGGPVATSQIGVLIEDKELVDSRMGGNPWKAGKFSLSLRLSLWSEHLGLRKGEVNQIVDPISDSSYKDIWVATAMMNTTIYQEIFSCLPTDLIHSRGALRQIIKERLTHNTIDLGIAPETLESYQIGEIEIEKNVLLDRLKAIRGHLVCFPMDFMCKEDLRPVFNESEYYASPQVFH, encoded by the exons ATGGCGTCGGATCAAGGTGGTCCACAGTACTACCAGGTGCAATCGGAGCCGTTAACGCCGTCGATGATGTCATCATTCTTCTCGTTCGCTCCAGGTGTTGCTCCTGAGTCAACTCGCATTTTCGACGAGTTACCTAAAGCGACCATCGTATCCGTGTCTAGACCCGACGCTGGCGATATCAGTCCCATGCTTTTATCTTACACCGTCGAATTTCGATACAAACAT TTTAAGTGGCGGTTATTGAAGAATGCTTCACACGTTTTTTACTTACACTTTGCTTTGAAGAAACGGCTGTTTATCGAAGAAATTCACGAGAAGCAAGAACAG gtTAAAGAATGGCTTCAAAATCTAGGAATAGGAGACCATGCGCCGATTCTGCACGATGACGATGAACCGGATGATGATGCTAATTTGTTACATCACGAAGAAAGTGCAAAAAACAG AGATGTTCCGTCTAGTGCTGCTCTTCCGGTTATTAGACCAGCCTTGGGAAGGCAGTCTTCTATGTCTGAGAGAGCAAAGGTTGCAATGCACAAATATTTGAATAACTTTCTTGGAAATATGGACATTGTTAACTCTCGAGAG GTTTGCAAGTTTTTGGAGGTTTCAAAGTTGTCATTTTCACACGAGTATGGCCCTAAGCTAAAGGAAGAGTATGTAATGGTGAAGCATCTACCAAAAATTGCCAGGAATGACGACTCTGATAGATGTTGTGCTTGTCGTTGGTTCGATTGCTGTAATGACAATTGGCAAAAG GTGTGGGCTGTACTGAAACCTGGATTCTTGGCCTTGCTGGGAGATCCTTTTGATACCAAACTTTTGGATATAATTGTTTTCGATGTACTACCTGCCTCAGATGGTAATGGTGAGGGCCGGGTATCATTAGCATCAGAAGTGAAGGAACGTAATCCTTTACGCCATGCTTTTAAG GTCGCATGTGGAGTCCGGAGCATAAGGTTAAGAGCGAAGAGTAGTTCTAGAGTTAAAGACTGGGTTGCTGCAATTAATGATGCCGGGCTTAGGCCTCCTGAGGGCTGGTGTCATCCTCATCGTTTTGGCTCTTTTGCTCCTCCAAGGGGTTTGACAGAAGATGGTAGTGAGGCTCAATGGTTTATAGATGGTGGGGCAGCTTTTAATGCTATAGCTTCGGCAATTGAGGATGCTAAATCAGAG ATATTCATGTGTGGATGGTGGCTTTGCCCAGAATTGTATCTACGCCGTCCTTTTCGTGAGCATGCAGCCTCCAGGCTCGATGCTTTGCTGGAAGCCAAAGCAAAGGAAGGAGTTCAG ATATACATCCTTCTTTACAAAGAAGTTGCTCTTGCCTTGAAAATCAACAGCGTCTATAGCAAGCAGAAGCTTCTTAGCATTCACGAAAATGTAAGGGTATTGCGTTATCCTGACCACTTCTCTGCTGGTGTCTATCTCTG GTCCCACCATGAAAAACTTGTAATTGTTGACAGCCAAATTTGTTTTCTTGGTGGACTTGATTTATGCTTTGGACGCTATGACACATTTGAACACAAGGTGAGCGATAATCCTCCAGTAATATGGCCTGGAAAAGACTATTATAATCCAAG GGAATCTGAACCAAATTCATGGGAAGACACAATGAAAGatgagttggatcgaggaaaataTCCTCGAATGCCTTGGCATGATGTGCATTGTGCACTCCGGGGACCACCTTGTCGTGATATAGCGCGACATTTTGTTCAGCGCTGGAACTATGCCAAG AGAAATAAAGCTCCAAATGAGATAGCAATTCCACTACTTATGCCTCAGCAGCATATGGTGATTCCACATTATATGGGAAGAAGCAAAGAGATTGATCAGGAAGGCTACAAAGGTCACAGACAGGATTCCTTTTCTTCTATATCATCTTTACAAGATATTCCTCTACTTTTGCCTCAAGAGGCTGATTGTAATGAAGTCCCAAAATCAAACAGTCCAGATCCTACTCCCAGTAAGAGTGGTTATTTTGCTTTCCGAAAGTCCAAAATAGAACCAGCAGTTGCAGACACACCCATGAAAGGCTTTGTTGATGACTCCCTGGATTTTAATATGGAAAAACCTCTGGATATAAAAAGGCAGCCTGGAAGCAAACTTACAGACCCTGAGTGGTGGGAAATACAGGAACGGAGTGATCAAGTTGGTTTTCTGGATGAAACTGGACAGGTTGGTCCACGGACTTCAACTCGTTGTCAG GTTATAAGGAGTGTCAGTCAGTGGTCTGCTGGAACCAGCCAAATAGAAGAGAGCATTCACTGTGCCTATTGCTCCCTCATTGAGAAAGCAGAACACTTTGTTTACATAGAG AACCAATTTTTCATATCAGGCCTCTCAGGAGATGAAAATATTCGGAATCGTGTCTTGGAAGCATTATACCGGCGTATTTTACGAGCATACGGTGAAAACAAGTGTTTCAGGGTTATCATTATCATACCCCTACTTCCTGGTTTCCAG GGAGGCCTTGATGATGCTGGTGCGGCATCTGTGAGAGCCATAATGCATTGGCAGTATCGAACCATTCGCAGAGGACATAATTCAATATTGCATAATCTTCATGATCGGCTTGGTCCTAAAACTCATGATTACATATCTTTCTATGGTCTTAGATCATATGGTGAACTTTTCGATGGAGGCCCTGTGGCTACCAGTCAA ATTGGAGTGCTTATCGAAGATAAAGAACTAGTGGATTCAAGGATGGGAGGAAATCCATGGAAGGCTGGAAAATTTAGTTTGAGCCTTCGCCTCTCGTTGTGGTCCGAACATCTTGGTCTTCGAAAAGGAGAG GTAAATCAAATAGTCGACCCCATTAGTGATTCGAGTTATAAAGATATATGGGTTGCAACTGCAATG ATGAATACAACAATCTACCAGGAAATCTTTTCATGTCTCCCAACCGATCTTATACATTCCCG GGGTGCACTTCGTCAAATCATCAAAGAAAGACTTACTCACAATACAATTGATTTAGGAATAGCCCCTGAGACATTGGAATCATATCAGATTGGCGAAATCGAAATCGAAAAAAACGTTCTGTTGGATCGACTAAAAGCGATTCGAGGACATCTTGTTTGTTTCCCCATGGATTTCATGTGCAAAGAAGACTTAAGACCTGTATTTAATGAGAGTGAGTATTATGCATCTCCTCAGGTTTTTCATTGA